A genome region from Flavobacterium sp. CFS9 includes the following:
- a CDS encoding NADAR family protein: MKYNIDTIAPESKFLFFWGHQPSKDGTITKTCFSQWWLSSFKVNGVTYKTAEHWMMAKKAELFNDNEVLAKIIKANSPAEAKKLGRQVKNYNDAIWLAARFDIVKEGNYHKFSQNQELKAFLLNTKDRVIVEASPVDAIWGIGMAGDHKDVLNPEKWKGLNLLGFALMEVRDELR; encoded by the coding sequence ATGAAATACAATATAGATACCATAGCTCCGGAAAGTAAGTTTTTATTTTTCTGGGGACATCAGCCTAGTAAAGACGGAACGATTACCAAAACCTGCTTTAGTCAGTGGTGGTTAAGTTCTTTTAAAGTAAATGGCGTGACGTACAAAACTGCCGAACACTGGATGATGGCAAAAAAAGCAGAATTGTTTAACGATAATGAAGTTTTAGCAAAAATTATTAAAGCTAATTCTCCTGCCGAAGCTAAAAAATTAGGCCGTCAGGTTAAAAATTACAATGATGCAATTTGGTTAGCTGCTAGATTTGACATTGTGAAAGAAGGCAATTATCATAAATTCAGTCAAAATCAAGAACTAAAAGCTTTTTTGCTAAATACAAAAGATAGAGTTATAGTAGAAGCAAGTCCCGTAGATGCAATTTGGGGAATTGGAATGGCAGGTGATCACAAAGATGTTCTGAATCCTGAAAAGTGGAAAGGGCTTAACTTATTAGGTTTTGCTTTGATGGAAGTTAGGGATGAATTGAGATAA
- a CDS encoding PKD domain-containing protein produces MKKLVSIIMVALVLYTVNSCTKREEDEIADCLTEAIFVKLHNSTDATNPKLMNYSVGYSGTGTLVSVNWTFGDGTTGTGKDITHLYPAAGTYEVKAEVTVAKDGANCTSIPKRTVTIN; encoded by the coding sequence ATGAAAAAGTTAGTATCTATTATAATGGTTGCTCTCGTGTTGTATACGGTTAATTCCTGTACTAAACGTGAAGAAGATGAGATCGCAGATTGCCTTACAGAAGCAATTTTTGTAAAACTACATAATTCAACTGATGCTACTAATCCAAAATTAATGAACTATTCAGTTGGATATAGTGGAACCGGAACTTTAGTTAGTGTAAATTGGACATTTGGCGACGGGACTACCGGAACGGGTAAAGATATTACACATCTTTATCCGGCAGCAGGAACTTATGAAGTTAAAGCAGAGGTTACAGTTGCAAAAGATGGTGCAAACTGTACTTCTATTCCAAAGAGAACCGTAACAATAAACTAG
- a CDS encoding NUDIX domain-containing protein, producing the protein MENFQNIRIAVDAIVFGYKNNSLYVLLIEQKFGSADKYWALPGGLVKQDESLSDAVIRELHEETSVQLTFMEQLYTFGDDIKRDSRNRVISVAYYALVDASGLEIKADTDAERVQWFKIDEIPDLAFDHNLIVKTALARLKAKLTYEPVGFDLLPQEFLFSDLENLYCTILEKEIDRRNFRKKILSYGFLDQTDHFSPIKSGRPAKLFKFNYLKYKELKGKGFHFEIKFA; encoded by the coding sequence ATGGAAAATTTTCAAAATATTCGAATTGCGGTTGATGCCATTGTGTTTGGATATAAGAACAACAGTTTGTATGTGCTTTTAATTGAGCAAAAGTTTGGTTCTGCAGATAAGTATTGGGCTTTACCGGGTGGATTAGTAAAACAGGACGAATCTTTAAGTGATGCTGTGATTAGAGAGCTGCACGAAGAGACCAGCGTTCAGCTTACTTTTATGGAGCAGCTGTATACTTTTGGAGATGATATTAAGAGAGATTCCAGAAATCGCGTAATTTCGGTGGCTTACTATGCTTTAGTTGATGCTTCCGGACTCGAAATTAAAGCGGATACTGATGCCGAACGCGTACAATGGTTCAAAATAGATGAGATTCCCGATCTGGCATTCGATCATAATTTAATTGTAAAAACTGCATTAGCAAGACTAAAAGCAAAACTGACTTATGAACCGGTTGGTTTCGATTTGCTTCCTCAGGAATTTTTATTTTCAGACCTCGAAAATCTGTACTGTACTATTTTGGAGAAAGAAATAGACCGTCGAAATTTCAGAAAGAAGATACTCAGTTACGGCTTTTTAGATCAAACTGATCATTTTTCACCTATAAAAAGCGGCCGCCCGGCTAAACTTTTTAAGTTCAATTATCTGAAATACAAAGAGTTAAAAGGAAAAGGCTTTCACTTCGAAATAAAGTTTGCGTAA
- the prs gene encoding ribose-phosphate diphosphokinase, which produces MILNLDPKFTPILNKEEIKFQSFTFSGGEPHIKISPDFDPTQKVTITHRLNSFNDLGLLCITVDALRRMEVKVIDLFIPYFPAARQDRVMIKGESLSVKVYADIINTLQLNKVFVFDAHSEVTPALVNHCEVIPNHTFIAEVLKVIGENVKLISPDGGALKKIYKVSEFLGGIEVVECSKSRDVKTGRLSGFKVYEDDLNGMDCLIVDDICDGGGTFVGLAEELKKKNAGKLYLAVSHGIFNKGFEVLDCFDAIFITNSVKDFEGESVQVIGLDQLI; this is translated from the coding sequence ATGATACTTAATTTAGACCCAAAATTCACTCCAATTCTTAATAAGGAAGAAATCAAATTTCAAAGTTTCACATTTTCAGGAGGAGAACCTCATATTAAAATCAGTCCTGATTTTGATCCTACACAAAAAGTAACCATTACCCATCGATTAAATTCATTCAACGATTTAGGTCTGTTGTGCATCACAGTAGATGCATTGCGCAGAATGGAAGTTAAAGTAATCGATCTTTTTATTCCATATTTCCCGGCAGCCAGACAGGATCGTGTGATGATTAAAGGCGAATCGTTATCTGTAAAAGTATATGCCGATATCATTAATACGCTTCAGTTGAATAAAGTATTTGTTTTTGATGCGCATTCTGAAGTGACTCCGGCCTTAGTAAACCATTGTGAAGTGATCCCGAATCATACTTTTATCGCGGAAGTTTTGAAAGTAATTGGCGAAAACGTAAAATTAATTTCTCCGGATGGCGGTGCTTTAAAGAAAATCTACAAAGTTTCTGAATTTCTTGGCGGAATCGAAGTAGTAGAATGCAGTAAAAGCCGTGACGTAAAAACCGGAAGATTGTCTGGTTTTAAAGTATATGAAGACGATTTAAACGGAATGGACTGTTTAATTGTAGATGATATTTGCGATGGAGGAGGAACTTTCGTCGGATTAGCTGAAGAATTAAAAAAGAAAAATGCCGGAAAATTATACTTAGCAGTAAGCCACGGAATTTTCAATAAAGGTTTCGAAGTTTTGGATTGTTTCGATGCCATTTTTATCACCAATTCAGTAAAAGATTTTGAAGGCGAAAGCGTTCAGGTGATTGGATTGGATCAATTAATTTGA
- a CDS encoding O-acetyl-ADP-ribose deacetylase: MKIEILKGDITEIQIDAIVNAANTSLLGGGGVDGAIHRKGGKAILEECIQIRNKQGGCKVGDAVLTTAGNLPSKYVIHTVGPVWNGGKSLEVELLQNCYLSVLELAVINNIKTIAFPNISTGIYKFPKDLAAEIAINVIDNFESKNQFEKIVFVCFDEENFKIYNDIIEDDFNYKIKSGLFGLAVGDALGVPVEFYSRSDLKENPVSEMIGFGTHYQPAGTWSDDSSLAFCLAESLCNGYDLSDIARNFVKCYNTELWTPHGKVFDIGIATRNAIHNIGKGHEPELCGGFEEKDNGNGSLMRILPLAFYLKNEKDIEDIYKKVKEVSSITHAHFRSGFACFIYVVYCLELLKATDNTEAYRRMQDVVADFLRDKKFNPLELQLFDRILKNNIAEYPENEIHSSGYVLHSLEASLWCFLNWNSYEKTVLKAVNLGGDTDTTAAITGGLAGIYYGIDNIPQKWILGVARKNDIDDLCERLSLKLKN; encoded by the coding sequence ATGAAAATAGAAATTCTAAAAGGAGATATCACTGAAATTCAGATTGACGCAATTGTAAACGCAGCGAATACTTCTTTATTAGGCGGTGGTGGAGTTGATGGGGCTATTCACAGAAAAGGAGGAAAAGCCATTTTAGAGGAATGTATTCAAATTCGAAATAAACAAGGCGGCTGTAAAGTTGGCGATGCTGTACTAACAACAGCGGGTAATTTGCCTTCAAAATATGTGATTCATACTGTTGGACCTGTTTGGAATGGAGGTAAAAGTCTGGAAGTTGAATTGTTGCAAAATTGTTATTTGAGTGTTTTAGAATTGGCGGTTATAAATAATATAAAAACAATTGCTTTCCCTAATATAAGCACTGGTATCTATAAGTTTCCAAAAGATTTGGCGGCGGAAATTGCGATTAATGTGATCGATAATTTTGAATCAAAAAATCAATTCGAAAAAATTGTTTTTGTTTGTTTTGATGAAGAGAATTTCAAAATTTATAATGATATAATAGAAGATGATTTCAATTATAAAATTAAATCAGGTTTATTTGGATTGGCTGTTGGCGATGCTTTAGGCGTTCCTGTAGAGTTTTACTCTAGATCTGATTTAAAAGAAAATCCTGTTTCTGAAATGATAGGTTTTGGAACACATTACCAGCCAGCAGGAACATGGAGTGATGATAGTTCTCTAGCTTTTTGTTTAGCAGAAAGTTTGTGCAATGGTTATGATTTATCTGATATTGCAAGAAATTTTGTAAAATGTTATAACACAGAATTATGGACGCCACACGGGAAAGTTTTTGATATTGGAATAGCAACCAGAAATGCAATTCATAATATTGGGAAAGGACATGAACCCGAATTATGTGGTGGTTTTGAAGAAAAAGATAACGGAAATGGTTCTTTGATGAGAATCTTACCTTTAGCTTTTTATCTTAAAAACGAAAAAGATATTGAAGACATTTATAAAAAAGTAAAAGAAGTCTCGTCTATTACCCATGCCCATTTTAGATCAGGATTTGCCTGTTTTATTTACGTTGTTTATTGCTTAGAACTTTTGAAAGCCACTGATAACACAGAAGCATATAGAAGGATGCAGGATGTTGTCGCTGACTTTTTACGAGATAAGAAATTTAATCCTCTGGAGCTTCAATTGTTTGATAGGATTTTAAAAAATAATATAGCAGAATATCCCGAAAATGAAATTCATTCGTCAGGTTATGTTCTTCATAGTTTAGAAGCTAGTTTATGGTGTTTTTTAAATTGGAATTCCTACGAGAAAACCGTTTTAAAAGCTGTAAACTTAGGCGGAGATACCGATACAACTGCTGCTATCACAGGAGGTTTGGCGGGTATTTATTATGGAATTGACAACATTCCTCAAAAGTGGATTTTGGGAGTAGCAAGAAAAAACGATATTGATGATTTGTGTGAACGATTGTCTTTAAAGTTAAAAAATTAA